ACTTGTGACAGATAGAATGGCATAAGAAAAGCAACGGAGAACGTCGAGGAGAAATTAATGAAAGCGCTTGCACATGCCGCGGCAAACAGTCGCTGTCGAAAAAGTGTCAGAGTGAGTATTGAATGGGGCGTCCTCTTCTCGTGCAATATAAACAAAGCTCCGAAGACAACGCACGTAATTAATAAAGCAACAATCTCGTTAGAATTCCACCCTTTTTGAGGACCCTGGCTTAGCGCCATCGTCAGGGACACTAGGCTTACGAGAAAAAGAGCGGCGCCAAAAATGTCAAAATTTTGTTCTAACCGCAGCTGTTCGCATTTGAGCACTCTTTGAACAAATATCATGCCAAAGACGCCAATGGGCAAGTTAACAAAGAAAATCCAAGGCCATCCGGCGGCTTCAACTATGAACCCTCCCAACACCGGCCCAATCGTAAGCCCGCTAGCAACCACCATAGCGAACATCCCCAATGCCTTTCCCCGTTCACCAATTGGAAAGGCATCGGTGATAACGGCAGGACCGTTTGCCATTATCATTGCTGCACCAACCGCCTGAATACCCCTGGACGCAATGAGCAGGAATGGACTTCTAGACAAGCCACAGAGGAGTGAACCAATTGTGAAAACTGCGTATCCCCAGACTAAAACCAGTTTGCGGCCCGCTAAATCGGCAAGACGACCTAGCGTCAAGAGTAGGCCGGTGATTACCAGCAGGTATATTGCAACAACCCATTGAATCGTGGGCAGGTTGGTCCTCAAAGAGGCCATAATAACGGGAAGCGAGACATTTACAATGCTCGAATCCACGGTCGCCATAAAAGTGCCAA
This Armatimonadota bacterium DNA region includes the following protein-coding sequences:
- a CDS encoding MFS transporter; the encoded protein is MQEKGSYVGRIEYKWLAMVAVSIGTFMATVDSSIVNVSLPVIMASLRTNLPTIQWVVAIYLLVITGLLLTLGRLADLAGRKLVLVWGYAVFTIGSLLCGLSRSPFLLIASRGIQAVGAAMIMANGPAVITDAFPIGERGKALGMFAMVVASGLTIGPVLGGFIVEAAGWPWIFFVNLPIGVFGMIFVQRVLKCEQLRLEQNFDIFGAALFLVSLVSLTMALSQGPQKGWNSNEIVALLITCVVFGALFILHEKRTPHSILTLTLFRQRLFAAACASAFINFSSTFSVAFLMPFYLSQVLGYEPRRMGLTLTATPITVALVAPLSGNLSDRIGSRVLGSIGLGLASIGLVLIGCLGASPSHIRVVIALVVVGLGTAIFQSPNNNALMSSVPKGMLGVAGGMLATMRNLGMVTGVAISQAVYSSRLMYYQTRLDDVAARVNAFRDAFLVAAIICTIGVITSAVKGQERMNSDACRIA